TGCGCCGACAATAGGTTAGCCAACTTAAAATATATCACACCACGTTGGCGCAGTGTGAATCTAAGcagtgtattttaatttaatatctgctCAAACCATtgcaggtaggtatatatgtgaAAATGTAAGTACGTAACAGTTATCTAAGAAAACCATTGTGGCTTGATAAGTACGAGTACCTGGACATGACGTAGAAGTTCTTTGAATAGTGTgggtttttagtttttagtgaTTATTCCATAAAAATGTCATCATAAACATCGTCAGTTCTTCTcacttcatcatcttcctcgcgttgtcccggcattttgccacggctcatgggagcctggggtccgattggcaactaatcccagtaattggcgtggtcactagtttttacgaaagcgactgccatctgaccttccaacccagagggtaaactaggcccgtattgggattagttcggtttcctcacgatgttttccttcaccgaaaagcgactggtaaatatcaaatgatatttcgtacataagttccgaaaacctcattggtacgagccggggttcgaacccgcgacctccggattgcaagtcgcacgctcttaccgctaagtTCTTCTCACTTACGAAGCTATTTAAAAGCGAATAGTTAATTACATAACAATTATGTCATGTTATTTTATGACAAAAGTACTTAATGGTAAAACACAGAAAAAAAGAGTGTCTTATCCATACAAGTCCAACCTAGGGCGGGGGCGCTGGAGAGTTGAAAATTATCCTTTTCACGAACGACCTTAAGCATAATAGAGAAAGCACTTAAGCCATTTTCTCCGCCTTTGAGTGGCGTAAGTGCGCCCGTTTGCCGCGGCCACGTCTCTTGAGCTAGAAAATCAGCCATTACAGTCGAATAGGCGTCATGAGCGGGACCGATCCCGGCCGGCCTAATGTGCTGCTGGGCGGCGCTTACAGCAATTAGGCTACATGCGAGCAAATGGATTGTGCATTACTGACGACAAGGATTGATTTATTGGTCGCAAGGGTCACCATATCCCAATGTAACTTCGCGCACATTAAATTACGGTTTGCATTATAAATCGCTAAGCGGCCAGGTGGCTGAAATACAGTTATTTGTTCAAACAATCGGCCCGGCAGACGACAATACTTTAATATTAATACGACGCGATGAAGGTGACCCCGAAATGATTGCTTAGTCGTAGAGTCGTATCGTAGCTTGCATCGAATGAATGACAATACGGGTAATATCTAGGTACTGACTGAAGATTCTTGATTATTTTCCAATGGCTGTAATGAAAGCCGTTAAGCGCTGGTGTTATCCAGGTGTCACGCAATCGAATCGCCGATTCTGTAGGTAATTGTTTTGATGGACTAGCGTTACATACTCGTATACTTTAAGAGCAGTaaagaaatgttttttgaagcaAAATATACAGAAAGGCAAAGTACCTAATACGATTTTCGTATTCTGCAGAGTCAGAGGTCTTTACGTTATCATCTCAATATTCCTTTATGCAAAGATGATATGTCAGCGGCTGGATAAGCGTGCCGACTGTGTACCGACCTATGAATAATAAATGTGCCGAGTTGGCCGATTGGGGAAATTGAATTTTATAGTTCGTAACACATTGGAGGACAGATGTCACAAAATGGCCGCGCCGGCGGCGGGAGCCGTAATCGAAATGTCAAATAGAAATCAAAATTAGGTCGATTGTAgtgttaataattaaataatgatgGAGTGGGGCATGTGTGCGCATTAGAGGGGGGCCTGGCGGCTCCGGCCCGAGGTGTGAGCCTCATTGTGATTAACAGAGTTACTTCTGTTTGGGTGGACGATTATTGGTCCATTAACCAGAGTACACAATAGATGGCTTTCCATTAAATTATTGAAAAGCATTCAAATGTCAGTGCGGCACCGATACGTGGCTCGCTCACGCGACACGTTTATTGCATGTATGTACATGTGGTCGGTATTCGAAATTAATTGCTTTGATAGGTGACTATTTTAAAAGCAACAACCCGACATGGCCGTCACGTATTAAATGACATTTCGTTAAACCATAGGTTTGTATTATACACCGTGAAATTTTAGTGGTTGTTTTCCCGCGGCAGGGCGATTTGCTATCGGTAGTACTTTCGAATTATGATAgacaaacttataaataaactgttttccaaaaaaaaaaaattacaaaaaaatatcctAAACTCGAACAAGCGAAAAACAATAGTAACACACCAAGTCGACGACAGTTCCCGATATTGTAAAcagataaacaaataaacaagcaCATGTTACTTTTTTAAACTGTGTAACAGGCTAGAGTGCTCTGTTtgacaacaaaattaaaatttacttaGACTGTTCCTTCACGATTAACAGTtgaaataaaacctttttattAGTTTGATCTTGCCATTACGTTGTGTCAACTTTGGTAAATCGAATAATTACATCCTCTTCGCTTATTAAACTAATGTGATAACAGATCCTGTCAATGTCATCACTACTATTTCTAGTAAAATGGATCGACATTACGAATATTCTAATTTAGATTTTAGAGTACGTCGCGATGGTGCATTGCTAACATTTTGTGGACGGACGAAGCAACATTTACGCGAGTGGGACTTTTTAATCAGCACAACGAACATTTTTGGGCTTTTAATAACCCACATGTAATCCGCGAGTGCGCTCATCAAGTGCGGTTTAGTGTAAATGTGTGGGCTGGGATAGTCAATGGCTACGTTATTGGCCCTCATTTCATAGTTGGAAACTTGACCGGGGGAAGTTATTTGGAGATGTTACAGAACGTTATCCCGGACTTATTAGACGACGTTCCGCTAGCAGTGTTAGCAGATCTTTACTACCAGCATGACGGGTGCCCGGCTCACTATCAGCGCGCCGTGCGGGCCCACCTTGATGCCGTGTATCCCCGGCGCTGGATTGGGCGTGCTGGGCCCGTGCCTTGGCCAGCGAGAAGCCCGGACCTTACTCCGTTGGACTTTTATTTGTGGTCTGAGCTAAACCGCCTAGTGTACCAGCAGGAATACGAAAATCGAGAAGCGTTAACAGTGGCAATAACCGACGCTTTCGATGTTATTAGACGTGACAGAGACACACTAATATCAttgaaacaaaatcaaattaaacgTGCCAGATTGTGTATTGAACGTGGCGGATTGCAGTTCGAACAATTATTGCGGTATCGGGAAGTTTAAGTGTTTAAGTTTTTGATCATTAAAAGCTTGATCTTAACTTATGTTTACTTTTAAGGATCTGCAAACTAACTGCACGTAAAATGTGTGAAGGAAAAATAAATGGAACTACTTTTTAGGTTATTTTGTTTCATTCACTCAAAAGAATCAGGTAGGCACTACTGCAGTGCTACTACTGGTATTAGGTCACTTTCGAGTTTCGTTCGACACATTTATAAATCTGGCATTTcttaacattatttaaaaaaaagattacACATCGACTGTATATCGATAGCAGAATCATTTCGTTGCGGGAAAACAACCACTAAAATTTCACGGTGTATATACCTACGCTTTTACATAAATCTAAAGAAGTAAAAATAtgttagttataaaattaaGCCTCCTATTTTTGTACATGGCATGATTGCAGTGACATCCACTTAGTCTTACAAATTACCGTCGGGTGGGTCTATTCGGAACCCATGAAAGGGTTACTTTTATTGGAACAAAACCAATTATAAGTTACAAGTCTCAATATTGTTTACCATAGACGAGCAATGTCATTcattgtttaaattatttgtgaTAACTACCTACATTTGTTCCAAAAACAATTTTCAAAAGTTTAATGTTATAAGATATCATATCACGTTAATAATTCGATTTGGGCTTCGAGTGATGTATTACCGTTAATTGATTCCCCCTAAGCGAAACTCCCTGAGCGGTTCTGAATTAGATAAATTCGCGCTATCCGTTTACATCATTAAATTTTATTAGTGGCAACACAATAGCGTCGTCGGGAGACACTTTTCCGTCCCCCACCAATCCGCATTTCCTTTTGCCGCGAATTAAGCAGGCTATTAAGTCGGCTTTCAGACGTATGACGAATCATTATTGCGGGCAACAATAGTTTCTCTCTTTTGTACTTAAGTGATACGCGATGAATAACCTGAGTGAAACCGAAATTGTTGGTTGCTCAGTTCTGATGGCGTCGATTTCCAGAGACAGAACTCTTTCCGATCTAGGCGcaatttacgagtacctatatattGTATTCGTACTGGACGTATAACTAATATGCATCTAATATACCTAATCAGTAGCAGAAGCGGTCCAGGTGAACACCTGGACACTTCTGCGTGATGTATAATTGCATATATAATGAGTGATGTATAATTGAGTTCAGAGTGATGCATAATTGCATATATAATGTATTACTTTTCAGCTACTTTTGAAGGTTAAGTAACCCGGACAAACCGACATCGACAATAGCTGTGAGAGTTATAACCAATCAAacataaaatacaaatttttaacaatCAACTAGTGTCAGATTCCGATCTGTCCACAGCAATCATTTTTCGATTAATGAAATTCAATCTTAACGCTCTTTCGTATAGGTTGCGCCATCTAATAGATAGATGGCGTGCACGCCGGTTATTAGTGTTGCCAGTCATAATCTGTCATAAATGTCAAGCCGGCGCGGCGATGCAGCgctattatttgtaatattatCGTCGTTTCAATTCCAAACCTAAACAAGTGGTTCTCTATCAACCATTGTTCCTGAAAGTGTCACGCAATCACAACTAATTTGGAATATTAACTCCGAGGGACAACGTCGTTCCGTCCGGCATAGTTGAGTAATTGACTTATTATGTGGAAGAATCTTGATACTTAATGACCGAAAATTGTATTCATTTGAAACGCCGAAATGATAAAGAGACAAATTCTATATTTGTATGtggtatattaaaaaataaggtaTAGATACGTAGCTCGTAGGTATGCTATTTATGGCCGTACCTCTTGAGCTTATTGTAGGAGTTCCTATCCCAACCAAGGGGGATAGATTCtgatataggtgcgttatattttagAAATACTGTAGGGGGCTCGACACAAGAAGCCCCTGGCTCATTCAAATGAGCATTACTCCCTAATGACAGGAATGCCGTCGAGTTTGGTGATCTGCGGAAGACGGTTGGAGGCTTGGGTTCGCCAGGTATCCACGTCGGGCTGACTGTCACATACAGGGTTCCCACTGAACACCAGGTCTCTCAAGGCTGGGCACTCCTGATGGAATAACAATATTTAACTtgcaacttatttatttaatctttattgcacaatggAGGACTTAAAGCCCTAGTAGCCGGCGAATAAATACTTTGTCGAGGCTGAGCGGAAACTGTATGTAACTTTAtacctaccagtggcggcgcgtccataaaagccttggaggatataatcaaacggagacgccaatTTTCTacgtaattttctgtacaaaacagtctgccgatttttgcgggggaggggaacgtcaaatgtatgcgtaacgtaaaaatagccatgtcagataaacgtcagtccatacattgtgtatgaccgttggccgcctattttcgacagaggggaaagcctgttaatggctactccgtttagttgtatcctccaagataaaAGCCgactcccaccggcttgcctgtatttggacgtttgagcagacttgtaaaggaaatatgtaagccaaattagccccggcttgcctatggatatgtttgacgcgccgccactgatacctacctaccataagatagagacaaaccaaagaaagtctgcagcgcaataatttgacatcgaattaaaaaactacatatggcaatgttttttaagcagtcagtaaacgtcatgcactatggtatgtttgtcaaaatcgtttaaatattcattgtgttttgtgatgaacggaataaacatggtgaaaccttacaaaaccggcgtgcgggagttacttttccgcgtgacgaataattttacacttgtaaaaagtcagcacgaggcgattcaagctgaaaaacgacaatgtttacaaaatttggagttgatgacgggtaagtggaatgaaacatcttaatacttcaccatatgtacctacttagataatataatattggtttagactaaggtttcacagcaaattgaacacacctaataggtataggcatacttatgaacttcctctaacatttcgagaaactcattggtactagccgggttttgagctcgaacccacaacctccatgcttatgctcacggcatgggtacctactagttaaagctaaaattaatttttaatatacagggtgtcccaagaagtagtgatatactgaagctgggaggtagaggacctagagggctatctgaatcacccccatgtatgttccgcgattgttcgtattttcggagttatgattttttttaatttttcacctatcgccgagtacgatgagatttttatttatggtgacgtgaattattgcggtagatgcttgattttttttgtgtgctaagctgatagataggccaattcagtatggcaacatttactatcgttagatctttgaatggaattaaaagaaaattaatgccaagaaagataaaattacccagtatgttcacaacttcaagggcgcttagaaaaataaaacattcagtatatcactacttcttgggacaccttgtatgtttattgttttaatggtttatttcgttttttcgaaaactttagttcgcaaattgcgggcaatttctctgtcaatctaattacgccttaatgggagtaaaagagaaagatgctcgcatattgagaacttcggtgttcgcggtaggccctctgtacctatttaccgccgtcgcggatattacaaaagcttattaattttgatgaagccaaatgtcacattctcccaatattatttatcaatttagtatatgtctacatattaatagtgacatctattgttggaatgaaatttattttaccataaaaattaagctgtgcatacagctaaattttttcatagacggtaaatatggtagaaatttcacaagtatcaagactatttaatccattttctgtggtgttgtcgcatactgatttttaaaaactacttttaatctagcgctgcagactttttttggtttgtctctaataTACAACGTGTCTCTAGTCTATGGAAATACCCtgagtatacaaatatgaaacaatGATAATATATACACCGTGGACTTTAAACCCGACAGATTTTAAAGGTGTATTCTTGACCATATTTAGagactaaaatgtcattcaaagTTTCCTGAAATCGATCTTGTTTTAGAAATAATGACAAGTTTTGTGAAAATTTGTTTCAGTACTAACTTACTTAGTGAAAAACGCCTTTTAGCTGTGACGCTGCCACTACGTGACTTGGTTtagacatacatatatatacatctACTGACAGACATTAAAGTTTTAAAGGAAACTCGCAATTTTTACttgcaatgaaaaaaaaattttacttaCCTAGCTATTCGTCGTAATGTTTGTTTTCGCCAAGATGGTACATGTAAAGAAATAGTGTCGTGCACAGAATActagaaaaaatttttttttgctggtTTTGACCAAAACTCATAACATTTTTTGttccttatgacttatgacctCAGGAATGCGTGGTTAAAATTTGTCGGGTTTAATTGGCCCACGGTGTATGGTACACATACCTGCATACGGTTAAATTCAGCCCATTCCTTGATCAGCGCGTTTGACAAATAGAACACACGTAAGTTTTTCATCGCTCCTATGCCTTTCAGCTTGTCTATGGGATTGTAGCTCATCCACAGCTCTTCCAGCGTATCGGCGACTGTCTCCTTCAAATTGTGATAGTACGTTAATCATCCAAATATTATATATCCCTCTAATATATAACTTACGCTATCTAACGCGACCTAAATTGTAGCCCCAACATGTAAATCAACATGCAAAAAAACATCAAAGAACGATAGTTCAAGCCTCGGACAGATCATgctctattgaatgacactttagataccCACACTTGTATGagaaaattaaatgtttttaataaCGTACAATTCCTGCCAAAGATTTAATGTTGTTCCTGCCCAAGGACAGTATCTTCAAATTCTTCATGCCTGCGATTCCAGCTATTTTGTCGATCATATTGGACGATAAACTCAGTTTCCTGGAAACACAACATTAACGTTTTAAATACAGGGTGGTTATAACACGATTGATTGGCAACTGGAACTGGAAAACTACTTTTCCATGGAATATTATTTTCTTATGAGACACGATGAAGTGATCACATTTATGATATCTTTATTATaattggtcaaccagatcttgacagtagaaaaaggcggcaaatttaaaaaatgtaggcgtgagatatcgtcccatagaaaatttgaatttccgaATATGGTTGGCCATCTATACCTACAGCGGACCTAGCGTTTAATGCTAAGTCAGCATCCCTCTATTTAAACATACACTGAAGATTTACAAGTTAGGGATTTGGAGAAGacaattgttttaaattatagTTTACCGAATTTAGGGTAGTGTATCATAAAACGAGCGTTGTAGTTCATAATCGGGTGGAGGACGAGTCACACTCCCCGTTGTTCAGTTACTTTTAGGCAGGTATTACATACATTCCAAAAGGTTCTCATGAAGCATGTGcctaataagtacatataaggTACTATATAGTGAGGAcagatttttataatatgcaaaTCAACATTGCATTTGATATGAATTCTGGTAAACTTTtgatgaaaacaaaattgctcgTTTTTGTCAGGAAAAGGCTCTTGGTAAGTATACTAATTTCACTATGAATAAACACGTTATTAACACCTATGTATCTACCTATCTCGAAATGGTTAATCCCGTTAGGAGAAGttcccaaaaataaaaaaacattgtattactaATTCGTTGGTCACACGACACAACCTTCAAATACACTGTATTTGGTATTTTTCGATAATCTAGCTTGAAAATCAAAGAGAACATTATCCTTCCCTACCTACTTATAGGGCAAAAATGTATATCATCAATACTCACAGCTCTGTACGTCTACTCCGACGAACACTAAGTATCTAAGTATACGATTTAGAAACAGGTACCATGTGGCTGCTAATGCTaatgggcgtttttagggttccgtagccaaatggcaaaaaacggaacccttatagattcgtcatgtctgtctgtctgtctgtctgtctgtccgtctgtctgtccgtccgtatgtcacagccacttttctccgaaactataagaactatactgttgaaacttggtaagtagatgtattctgtgaaccgcattaagattttcacacaaaaatagaaaaaaaaaacaataaatttttggggttccccatacttcgaactgaaactcgaattttttttttttcatcaaacccatacgtgtggggtatctatggataggtcttcaaaaatgatattgaggtttctaatatcatttttttctaaactgaatagtttgaaAATACGGACGTGTAAGGTCTACTGGGAAAATCGTAATTTAGTTTTTTGCCTCTATGTCACTCTTGCATAATACAAGCAATAGAGGCAGACaacgaaattttgatttttCGGTTTTCTCGGCAGACCCTCAGGTTGCACTGACTCGCAAGCGACTAGCGTTGAGAGAACTCCGTCCATTTTCTCGATGGGTGGCCACTGGAACTGGAGCTCTATCACCGTGGCTTCTGTGGCCACTTGCTCCTTTGCCTTCTCCCACCGCGCGAGGGCTTCCTTACACGAAGTCGGTTTCAAAGCCATTTGCAGGGTTTAACTGAAATAAAGTGAGTAGACTTAGAGatctacctacctaattacTTGTGAGTTACACAAAATTATTATCAAGTAATAGCAGGTATATGGCCGTAAACTTTACCTTAACTTTCGTAAAAGTAGAATTAAATTAGTAGTTGTTTGACAAACTACGAATGACGTTTAATAAACAATGAGACctcttttgaatttttatttgttaatttcATGTTTAGGTATTTGTTTAAGTGTAGTATAAGAATTTGAATCAAAAATCGATTGAAATTCATtatcattttaatgtaaaaaaaactactaaaatTGTGGTTATACAGCACAAGAAATAAAACTAGCtagtattaaaaataagtaaatttatGTCAAAATACACATCTTTCCCTTCTTGACAGCTAAAccgattcgaattttaaaattacacaCCTTTATAAAAAGCCAGTAAAAAGCTCGCATTGACCGTGCAGTACGAACTCCTTAGTGCATAATAGTGTTTTGAGTCATACCTTGATGTCTCAAattcaactttattttgaatatgTTTAAATTACAATTGAATGTAACGATGTGGGTGCTTTTGATAGGGAAGCGGCGTAGATCTTTGGAGGGTTTTCCCGGATTGGGGTCGTCCCAGGGTCGTCCCGGTCGCGAAATCACGTCGCGCCCTCGCGCCTCCGGTCGTCCTCTTTGTTTGTTCAGTGAATTTCAAGTGCACTGATTTTGCGGTCGCTACGTTTAGGGTCTACTGTATGAGTAGGGTTTTGAGGATCAAAGTTATGACTTCGATATGGACGTATTCCGATGGATAAGATTGTTGCCTCATATGTCTGTCGTGTGCATCGATTGTCTTCAGATACCTAGATCATTGAAGGACAGTATTTTCCGTGTTGATGTCTAAGAGTGGTCCAAGTAGGTTCTAAAAGTTATCCAGGAGAGATAGCAATTTAGTaagtaatatacctaataacatTGCCAGCCGCCCGCcgtaattttttatgtttacctaagtatttaattaatatattttatttatacctaccctTATACGCGACGGCAAATACCGTTTCATTTTAAGGCTGTGCTTATATAAGGATGCCATTTAAACTATCCGAAAAGGTCATTATACTCATTATTTACTTTCCGCTAGGAACTAAGTGCAGCAGCATTAGCATGAGTATTGTGAGCATTAATCGCATGATCGATTTCCTCCAAATCCTTTCTAAGTATTTACCGACATGGGGCTAGAGGGCAAACATGGTTTTTAAGCTACAAATATTTATTCCACCCTACGTCCGTAAAAAGCGAACATTGCAGCGACACGCGGCGACACGTGATCCTTTTCGAATTCTCATTCACGGAACGTTTCGCAGCCAGTGAATCTTCACCCTTcgtgttataaaaaaaaccggccaagtgcgagtcgaactcgcgcacggagggttccgcaccatcaacaaaacatagagcaaaacaagcaaaaaaacggtcacccatccaagtactgaccccgcccgacgttgcttaacttcggtcaaaaatcacgtttgttgtatgggagccccacttaaatctttattatattctgtttttagtgtttgttgttatagcggcaacagaaatacatctgtgaaaatttcaactgtctagctatcacggttcgtgagatacagcctggtgacggacggacgaacggacggacggacggacggacggacagcggagtcttagtaatagggtcccgattttaccctttgggtacggaaccctaacaactgACATACTTATTTTCCTCTTTTATCGTTAATGTACCTACACTGTCTACATTTTATTGATTTCAGTTAGCCACAATATTGGATCCATTCCACAAAAATCTATCAATAGAAATTGGACTTTCTgtcgaaaaaaaaaagtaattaattcatTTTAAATAATGAATGACACAATACATCCTAGATAAACTACGATCAACATAGCACTAAGTACCAGAATTTGTTACCTATTTGtttttaagggcctactgcagccgcgtctggcgcttcgtaaaccacgcccgctagttcttccctccccgctaacacgcacacatggaaacgcttcgcgccccacgtgaagtttgtgtgaccttttagcaccatctaacgttacagaagttaactaccattatacgcggtcgctgcggtcggccagaaacttaaattcggaaaaaattgaaacagatggcgttgttacttgttcataatagcaaacaataaaataattaattcataaacctgcatatttattgttgttttggaagacgttaacagcatagaagcagcagcgtatatagcatataagttaagagtattgataataagaaaatagcacaagaacagaaaagagattatttttgataaaatatgatgaaaacagatttacttgattacgctcacctgactttgcggtcactaaatgcaaatttcaaccttattgttatggggttacaatacccctggggttgcaggcgtccatagtcgttattattataaatgctttggttgaaatactttttaaccctcgaatttttcataggtacagtcacctgcaataatatgttactcttcgacggccgcaaaaatatgtgacacgctcttatggctctacaaataagatctaacatgatctaccgcaaaacggccttcggtgtgtaacatattattgcagctgactgtactcgtattcattgttgtataggtaggtattaatatcttttatccgatcgatttgcatttatttgaaataaatcacagtgtttagtaattatatgttttattgaataagagattatttagttatgtaaggaatacagggtgcctttttgaaacactcatttttagggttccgtagccaaatggcaaaatacggaacccttatagattcgtcatgtctgtctgtctgtctgtccgtctgtccgtccgtatgtcacagccacttttttccgaaactataagaactatactgttgaaacttggtaagtag
This genomic window from Cydia amplana chromosome Z, ilCydAmpl1.1, whole genome shotgun sequence contains:
- the LOC134661142 gene encoding dynein axonemal light chain 1-like encodes the protein MALKPTSCKEALARWEKAKEQVATEATVIELQFQWPPIEKMDGVLSTLVACEKLSLSSNMIDKIAGIAGMKNLKILSLGRNNIKSLAGIETVADTLEELWMSYNPIDKLKGIGAMKNLRVFYLSNALIKEWAEFNRMQECPALRDLVFSGNPVCDSQPDVDTWRTQASNRLPQITKLDGIPVIRE